TGCCACTCTGTTTGCGAACTTTCTACGTTACCACAGCATAATCGGTATTCGTTGTCGTCCAGACAGTACTCAACATACCAGCCCCAATCCTCATATTCTGGATAGGAAGTAATGATACCTTTTTGTGCCAACTTCTTACTTATCCAAAATGCTAATTCAGCCCCAAAAACCCCAGGGTTAACCTGAGAATCATCAGGTAAAAATGGTTTGAACATTTCGGACTTAAAATTTGTCCTATTAATCAGTTTGTTATCTTTCTATTCCTTACTCGATATTGATGAGAACTCTTTAAAAACAACTTCAGAAAGAGAATGTACATCCGCTCTAATTTGCTTCCACGCCCTCATTACGTCTTGCTCTGAATAATCTTTAGGATTACGTATATGTGGATTTTCACCACTCTTTCTATCGGCCAAATATATTTCGTCACCTAAAATAAGCTCTGAGAGCAAGCAGGCCCATGTAGATCTAACTTTTCGAAGTTGGTCACAAACTGCCATAGTTGATTCTAAACTTATCGCCTTAGAGTGACCAAGCATTCTTGTGTTTACCCATAACTTTGAAGCATGCATCTCAATTGAATCTTGAGTTTCCTTTATATTACCGTGATATTTGAAAATGCGTGTCCCTACGTTCTCAGTCAAATGATCAATATGGGTTAATGCATCTAGAGACTCTTTTAGGTACGAAGAATGTTTTTCTGAGATTTCCTTTCTCAGATGTTCCACAAAAGAGCTGTTATCATTTAGTTCTTTTTGCAATTTTACAATTGTTTTCTGTCTTTCATTGCTTAGGTATAGGTTCACTATTGAAAACAACCCAGCTATGATTGCGCCAACCATGGCAGCTATTACTTTTGTTTCTAACCCGGAAATAAGTAACGATAAATTTTTAAGCTCTTCCAAGCCAAGGCCTCCTAGAAAGATAACGCCTCACTAAGAGGCTAAAAATTGTTGGTTATAATATGCGAGGTACGAGCAAGAACCAACTGTTTTTAGTGATCTTCACCCGATAAAGTGGACACCGTCCACGTTTTAATTAACTGCCGATTCAAACTCGGCAGGTGATTTATATCCTAAACTCGAATGCAATCGCTGTCTATTGTAAAAATAATTTAGGTAAACCTTTAATTTTGATAATAGTTTACCGCTGCTCTCAAATTTATTTCCTCGAATTAAATCTGCTTTAAGCGAATGAAAGAACGACTCGACTTCTGCGTTGTCAGTACAGCACCCAGGCCTATTCATACTGGCTTTGATGTTTTTGCTAGCCAAATACTTTTGTACAACGTGAGCACGGTATTCTGCACCTCGGTCAGTGTGAAATAATACACTTTCTGTTGGCTGTCGTTTTTTTATCGCAAGCCTTAGCGCCTTTAACGTAAGCTCCGTTGTTTTGTTTTTACCAAACGCCCAGCCGATTACTCGACGTGAATATAAGTCGATAACCACTGCAAGGTAATGCCAACGAGCACCGACTTTTAAATACGTAATATCGCCAGACCACTGTTGGTTGATTGCCGTGGCCTTTTCACTACCTTTGCGTTTATTTTCTATCTCTTTATAAAAGAACTTAACCTTCGCCGGTTTGCTGTAAGTCTTAAGCGCCCTAGCTCTTAAACCGTTTTCTCGCATTAAGCGGGCAACACGTTTTTGGCTTGTGTTAACACCTTCTTTTTTTAGCGCATGAAATACGCGTGGGCTACCATAGGTTTGATGATTGACATTGAAGACGTGTTTTATCTTCAGCAACAAATTAGCATCTGACAGCGCTCTAGCTGACACTGTACGCTCACGCCAAGCATAAAACCCACTACGCGACACATTAAGCCAAGAACACAAGTATTTGACGCCTAAGGCTTGTCCGAACTTTTGGATGAATCCAAATCGTTCTGATGTACTTCCGCCAGATACCGTTGCCACTTTTTTAGCAGGTCATTCTCCTGCTTGAGACGCTCATTTTCTTTCTTAAGCTTTTGAATGTTATCCAGCTCTTTTTTTGTTGGGAGTTTACTCATTGTTTTGTTGTTGCTTTGATAGCGCGGCGTGTTTTTAAACTTACCTTCTCGATATTCTTTTCGCCAACGACTAAGCATTAACGGATGAATATCCAGCGCCTCGGCAACGTCCTTTGACATGACATCGTCTCGTAAGCTTAGTTCGACTGCTTTGATTTTGAAATTAACGGGGTAAAACCATGTCTTTCTGGGTTGGGTATATCTAGGCATGTTAGCCTCCTCAAAGTGATGAGGAGGTGTCCACTAAAACGGGTGAGGAGCATAGTCCTTTTGAGTGACTTGTTAGGTAAATTTACCCTGCATCATATTTTGCGATTTTATCTTGCACAGATTTATGCATGTTATCAATTGAAGCGACTAATTGCTTGGATAAAAAATATATCTCTTCACTAGGTTTTTTTTCTTCTTTAATTTGTGTTATTGCATCGTTTATACCTAATTCCAAGTTTTCTATCAATTGAGTTTCAGTAGTAAAACCTACTTCTTCTTCTGGGAAGTGAAGACTAAGTTGTCTCTCTAATTTAATCAAAGAAGATTTTGCAGACTTACACGTTAGACTAGCCTCAATGATAAGGTTAAAAATTTCTTTTCTTTGTTCGTCTTTCTTATCTTTACGCGAACTCATGAAAGTGAAAAGTGAAAAAACGAAGCTAATTGATGATAAACCAATAGCGATGATTGCTGTATACTCTTTAATTTCCATATACTCCGACAACTCCTATTTACCTAACGCCTCAATATGGGGCGCACAAATGCATGGCTATACTTGGCGAAGAATGAGCGCAAGCCATGCGTTTTTGCGTCCATGCCATAATTGATTTGTTATACAGGTAACTAATGTAGTGCTAAGTTACGTAATTTTAATTTCGCTTTTTGATAAAGATATATTTGGGTAGTTCTCTAAGCAAAAATCAACAAGCATTTTCCATTCTTCGTCTGACGTTTTAGGGCCCTTCATGATGGCTACTTTATCTAACGTTGTATCATCGAGAGGGGCATCAATATATTGATTAACAATTTTATCCGTTTGGTGAAATGGAGTATCTGTAAAGTCATTAGGAGAAAGATAGTCTGCGTCAGACTCTGTAGCAAATATCCTAAATCTTACTTCTTTTTCACCTTTCCAATGTATACTTTTAGTTAATCCCAGCATTTTCAAATCAAACCTTCCATTATTAATCACCGCATGGTGATTATGATAATCAAAATTGGGATATCCTACATAGGCAGGGCCATAGATGAAATTACTTAACAACCTTTTCTCAAGCTTAATTCCTTGCATAGACGTTTCTATTTCTATGCTTAATTTTTCACTTAACCTGATATAATTAAGAAAATCTTTCATCTTATTTACATCAATAAAGCTATCTTTTTGGTATTTGGTGGACAAGTCACTTCCTGATATATTTACACCATTCATTCCTTTGAACATATTGGTCGGAAATGTTAATCGACAACCCCCATCACTCGTATATCGCCCCCAATGAAACAAAGACTCTTCTTTTTCATACGTCCAGCAGGATGCAAAACTATACTCCTGTGGCTTAGTGCCTAAATCAGAAGTATAAACTTCCAACGGGTCGTTTACTTTATCTAATCTGGTAAACCTTATTGTTTTATTCTTTAGAATTAACAACGCTGTTTCAATTGATGTGTAATGAAACAGATTATCTGGTATTAAACTCTTTGCGTCGGAAAGTGAAAGTCCATTTCCGCTTAAAGTATTTATTCCTTTTTCTACTACAAAGTTGTCACACTCCAAGCATTTATGGATTACATTTTTTGTTTTTTCTTTTAAGCTTTCAATATCATAACTCTCTGATATGTAACCTATACCTATAGCTCTACACACAGGGCAGTAAAAACTTAATGAGTTAAATTCACGCATGATGCTTAAAACCTGTATAACGCCTGGTTAAGAGGCGAGTTTAGCTTGCTAAAATGTTTGCCGAAGGCTCGAGCAAGCTATTACGAGACCTTCTTAAACCACTTGTTAGGTACACCTTGCTTTAAAGCCAAACCCTACAGCTTTCTGGGTTAGAACCATCGTCATAATCCCAGCTAATGATAATGTTAGTTTTAGGATCAACAATATAAAATACTTTGCACTTGCCAACCCATTCCTTATTGGGGGCAGTAGGTAATACCTCGCTAATAAACCAATGCTGTAAAATATAACCGTCTTTGTTTTTAGATGTGTGAGTAAACCCATCTCCAGAAATTAAGTAATCGGCTCTTATTAAATCACCAGCATCACCATAACGAGTTGGATCTAAAAATGGCGCTTTGCGACCAACTTTGTCATTTTGGTATTCTGCCCAAGGTCTGTTTCCAATAGAACAACCAGCAACCAAAATAACACATAATAGAAAAATAAGTCTCATAGCTAGACCTGTGTACCTAACATGTTTATAGCGAGCGAATCGCGCGTTCTTCTACCACAGCGTCGCTCGTTTGTCTGAATTACTCATTTGTAACAAACTTCTTAACTATTTGCCAGCACTAGCAAAATATAGTAGTTCTGGTTTGTACTTAAGGACAAAAACGAGCGATTAGGTCGTTTTCCTGACTATGGAAGCAATATACTTTGACGAAATTCAAAAGTAACTGTTAACGACCGCTTATCGCTCTCTGTCAAATGAAGTCTAAATCTATTCCATTAAACTTTAAGATAAGATATGAGCTAGTGCAGATTAATTAAAAGCATTGGCTGATTACGTTTATCTCATTTACTCCTCATTCGCTTCTCTTTGTGCGTTTTTTAGCTTTGCGTTATATAAAACGCGCTACTTTTATTGGTTGAAGCTCATAAAGTGAAAAATTCATAAAAAAGGGTAAGAGGCGCTGCGCCTTTAGAGGAAAGATTAATTTACAGCATTGGCTGATTTACGTTTATCTAATTTACTCCTCACTCATTTCTATTTGTGCAATAGTTTGCCTAAAAGACGTTTTTATATAAACAAACACAGCGTTTACAAACCAAAATATACATTGAGTTTGTAAACGCCGGCTTTATTTATTACCAACTATACGTTGCACTTAAGGTATATTGCTCGCCGCGACCAGGTGTGCCGGGTATTTCTTCAAACGATTCATCCCATACATTGTCTGCAGCTAACGTAATAAATAAATTATTAATAACGGTTGGCGTAATTTTTAGCGACAATTGCGTAAATAATGCGGTGTCTTTGCCACTGCGCAGTGCGTTTTCGTGCTGTTTACGCCACTCGTTATCAATCCTCATTTCTATTAGGTCGTTTGGTGTCCAAATTGCACCTAAGGTAACACGGTGATCAGGAAAATTTAACGCGTAAAAACTGGCGTCGATATCTGCATCACCATAGTTTTCTGACTTATTTAAGTAGGTGTAGCTTGCAATGAGCTCGGTTGTATCAAAATACTTAGTCGCAAAAAATTCAACGCCGGTGGCGTCTATGTCTACCGGATTAGCAAAGCGGGCAGAGCTAGAGTCAAAACTAAAAGTCCAATCGGTTAGGTTGTTATCCTCTCGGTAGAAAACTGCTGAATTAAGTTGCCAGGTTTGTTCTTGCATTAAATAGCCAAGCTCTAGGTTTTTAGTTGTTTCGCGCTCAAGGTTGTAATTACTTCTAAATAACCCGCCTTGATCACTGCCACCAATAGCGGTGTAACCTGCAACTTGGCTCGCTTGCGCATACGATAAGTAAACGGTTTGCTCAGAGCCATCACTGTTTTGAGTGTTTAGTGAAATATCGCCAATGAGCGAAAACTCAGAGTCATCTCGGTTTGTGTCGTCAAAAGCCGCACCTAGGCGAAGTGTTAATAGCTGGTTTTGTTTAAGGTCGATTTTATATTCAGGTAATACGCTCAGTTTGTAATAAGTGCGTGAGGTAAAATTATTCTCAAGTGTGGTCGACTCTATTTCATCTTCAATATATTGCGCTGAATAATTTACAGCAAACGCGGTGTTTTGTGCATGGCTTCCTGATACCGCAATCGATTTTACTTTAGTTTCATGAAATGCTTCAAAGGCGCTTGGATTCTCACGAGAAAATACATAATGGTCGTTGTGTTTTCTGTAATAGGCCGACACCTCAAAATGGCTATTATCTGCGTAATTTTGCTGGTGGTTAAGCATGAGTAAGCGGGTTTCTAGTTCTTCAGTTTCGTTTACGCCAAATGGTGTGTACATATTTGGCCAACCAAAAAACTTGTCTTGTGAGCCATACAGCACATCGGTTTGCGAATCCGCACCTATTAACTGTATGCGCGCAGAGGCGCGATTAAAATCGTGATCGCCGTTTTCTATTGAGCCGTCACTTTGTGAATGAGAATATTCGCCCTCAAAGCCAACCTGCCAATTTTTAGCATCGTCGACATCGGTGCTTATTCCTGCGTAAATACTTTGTAAGTTAAAGTTGTTTGTACCGGTACCAACAGAGACATTGCCACCAGTTGTGATGGGTTTAAAACCAAACGAAATCGATCCCACAGAGCTGTTCATACCGTTTAAGGCATTGTCGGCTCCGGTTAAAATGTAAGGTCCAGTTAGCATTTGCGGTGCAATTGGGAGCTCAGCAACGTAATGACCTGTTTGAGGGTCGAGTAGGGTAGCACTGCCGACTCTAAACCCTGTGTTTTCGAAAATACCACCACGGATTGTTACATCAGCTTGGGCTTCTGCCATATTACGTGATTGTAAATCAACACGAGGGTCGTATTCTAAATTAGAGACGGGGGAGTCAAAGGTCCCAACAGGTAATTTATTTGCCGTGGCCGATGCCTCAACAGTAATTTGTTCTATTGCTGTTTCGGTGTTGCTTGTAGCTTGCGCATAAGAAAAAGGCGTAACGCTGCACAGCAGTGCAGAAAATATAAAATGCTCAGTGCGATTCATGGTGTATCTCATAATGTGTTTGGGCACTAATAAAAACTATATAAAGCGGGTTGGCTAGCTTAACTTAGTCAGTGCAATTTTGTGCGCTATTGTACAGTAATTATAAAAATCTGCATTTGATAATCATTTGTATAATTAACGCGTTACAATACATATGTATTTTAATTAACTTTATTGAGTTAGATAAACGATGACAGTTCAGCAACACAATACACTTTATTTTGCCGGCGGCTGCTTATGGGGCGTGCAAGAATTTATGAAGCATTTACCCGGCGTTATAACAACGCAAGCAGGGCGTGCAAACGGCGCAAGTAATACCACGCAAGGAGAATACGATGGTTATGCCGAGTGTGTAAAAGTAACGTTTGACTCAAGTGTTGTTTCACTCAATCAACTGTTTGACTATTTTTTTGAAATTATTGACCCCTATAGTATTAATAAGCAAGGGGCAGATGAAGGCCCCAAATACCGTACAGGCATTTACAGCAAAAACCTAAGTCATCTAGACGCAGCAAGCAATTATATAAATAAGCGCAGCGATGCCGATAAAATTGCGGTAAAGGTGGAGCAGTTAACCAATTACGTACCAAGCGATTCAGAGCATCAAGACCGATTAAGTAACCACCCAGATGATTACTGCCATATACCATTAAATTTATTGTATAAGTATAAATTGTCATAGAATTATACTTGGATTATAGGTCACTCAGGCCTTTCAAAGCGATACAATTTAAATGAGCCAGTTTGAAGTGTTGTACCTTTGTGGTTTGAATACATATAGCCTTTGAGTTCTCGGTTGTCTTTATGAATAATTAGTTTATTTGCGAAGAGTGGATTGCTGGTCGTGATTTCCAGTACGTTGTCTTTTTCTTTAATATCTTGTGGCATAAACGTGGTACTGACTATGCCATCACTTATAAAATAATTGAAATATGACTCTTTATTGGGATGAAATTCAATACTTGCGAGTTTCTGATTGCCGTCTAAATTTAATAATCCTATCCAAAAACCATATAAGCCTGACTTTTCTATTGTTGCTAACTTATCTATTTTAGAGCGGTATTTATCTATAAATGTATGAACGGTAGATTGCCGTTCTTGTTTTTCCAACCGGTAAGTTTTTGACATGACAAAATTATCTTCTGCATTAGAATAAATTTCTAATACCTCAAATGAATTATCTAAAAAACGGCTTAAAATTAATGTAAATTGCAGATGTTCTTTATTAGGGCTAATAAGTGTAATAGTGCAATTAAGGCGACTGCATTTAATATCGTTATTATTAAACGCAATTGATTTATTTCTATGAAATGCACTGGCGATATTTGCAATGATTAAACGGTGTTCTCCGTTTTCTTTTATTTCCAGTACATTGTATTCAAAATTATTTTTGTAAATGCCTTGCCACAAACCCGGAGTTAATTTTAAATTTTCCGCATGTGCGGGGAGCGCAGCAAAAAAAGCGAGTAGAGTGACTGTAAAGTACTTTAAAAATGCCAAGGTATGAGTCCTTTGTTAACAAAAAAGCTCACATACTGTGAGCTCTTTAAAACTAACTTTAAAACTAACTTTAAAATTACTGCTGCTTTTGCGGCGGGAAGTTGCTTAAAATATTTGCGACTGTTTTTTTAATTGACGCTTCGCGTTGCTCTGGCGATTGTTTTTTCTTTAAACGGCCTTCTTTAGCACCGCGCCATATTAGCTGATTAGATGCACTGTCTACAATATCGATAACCAATGTACCCACTTCGTATTCACGCGCTGTTGTGTCTCGTTGAAAACCAGTACCCCAGTAACCCCAACGGTTACTGTAACCAGTATTAAATGTATCTACTTCTAATTCTTTATCTACCGACGCATGGTAGTTAACTAGTACATCAGCTTGGGCTGGATCTACTAATGTCATACCAAGGGTGTTTGTAAGCTCATTATTTACCGCAGTACGCACACGTTTTTCCATTAAACCGTTAATTTGGTAGTTGTTGGTGTCTTTAGTTAAACTCGCGTTTTCTACCCAAGCAAATGTTTTAAAATTACTAAAGTTAGCTGATTTATCGTAATCCCAATCAGGGGTTTGAGTACAAGCGCTAAGTAGTGCTAGTGCTGCAACAATAAGTATATTTTTCATTACGTTTGCTCCAATAAAATGCATTACCTTAAAATAACACACCTTATATAAATGTGTATTATTAAAAGGTTCTAAAAATTAGTTTAGTGTGATGAATATGAATGACTAATTAATACTAATTAGCCACTCAAAAATTTAATGCTCTACTTCTATCCAATCTTTTTCATCTACCCAGTTTTGTGCGCCATCTTTTACCGAACGAATAGGCACAATGTAGTCACAACTTATTTGCGGCTTAACTGAGGCAAATATAGGCACAAAGCCAAAGCTTAATGCGGTTTCTATAATTGCTTTTTGGTTTTGCGGGTCAATGTCAGCCGCTTCATCAATATAAATAGGTATACGGTACAGGTTTTGTTCCTGATCGCTTAATAAGTAACGAATAAACAACATGCCACACAATAACTTAATAGTAATACGTGTGCCATTTGAGCCGGCTGAGTCTATTTTTTCAAAGTGTTCGGTTTCGCCAGCGCGGTTTACCACTTCAAAACGAATATCGAACAAGTCAGTTAATGTCAGGCCTGCTTTGTCTGAGGCGAGTTTTATTAGGTGATCTTTTGCTTCGTTTACCGCGCTTTCGCTGTAAGGTTCTTGGCTTAATAAATCAAGGGTGTCGCCTTGCTCAAACTGATGCGACGTGCTGATAATAGTATCGATACTATCAACCAGCATTTTGCGTGGTATTACGTTAATTTTAAACGCTTGAAGGTTAGAAATACGGTGCTGGCTTATGCCTTTATTAAAGCTATTCATTTCGCGGCGAAGGCGGTCTAAGTCTTCACGCAAGCCTTTAATCGTGGCGGCTACTTCGGTCAGAGCTACACGGCCTTGGCGCTCAACCGCATCGCGTTCGTTATCAAGGTTATGAAATGCGCTAATCAACTTTTGGTATTTAGTAAATTCGTCGGTTTCGTTATCGAACTTAGTAATGCCCGCGTTATATACGTGCAAATAGGTATTACGTACGTTTATGTCAAAGTTGCGTAGCTCTTGGCAGTCTTTATTAAAGTGATGTACTAAGTCGCTTAGGTTATCAAAGTCGACTGTTATATCAATCATGTACGGGGTTACTTTACCGCTGTATAAATCAAGCGTGTGGTCAATTCGCTCACTTTTAACTTGGCGAAGGCGCTCGGTTTGGCGATTAATTTGTTCTTGCTTAGATTTAATTAACGAGCGCCTGTCTGCAATTGAGCCACTATTTTTTTGAATGTCTTGCAGGTAATCGTCAACTTGTTCGCGCTCTGCTAATAACTGCTCTTTTAGCATGGCTTGCGCGTCTACCGACTGCTGCATTACTTCAAATTGCTCTAAACGTTTTAGTGCTCCCTCCAGACTCATTAGTTCATCGTAAAGTGCGTCTTTTTCTTTTTGTTTATCGGCAACATTGGCTGCCACTTCGCGCTGTTGTTTAAACTCTTTTAACGCGTGTTCAAGCGCACTTAACTGCGCGGTTAATTGCTCTTTGTTTTCGCCGCTTTGCATTTGTACTGGCGAAAGCTTTTTAAGTTTAATACTTGCGCCTGGCAAAGTAAGCACACCGCCTTTAACGTTATCGCTTAATAATGATAAAAATTCCCCAAAGGCATCTTCGTCATCAATGGTTATATCGCCATTAGTGGTGGTGGCAAACGAGAGAAGGTCGGGGTTTAAAATGCGTGATATTTCTTCCACTTCTTTAAGCGATAGGTCTTCGCGCATACGGGTGAACAAATTAAACTCCAAGTTTTTAAGCTGCAGTTTTAAGCTTTTAATTTGTTTTTGCGTTTCGCTAATACGGTAATCAAGCGTGTGTAGGCTTTGCCCTTGCGCGCTGGTAATAGAGTGCGAAAGCGACTCGTAGTCTTGCTTAAGTTGGCCAAGGCTGGTTTTAATTGTGGCTTTATTTACCAGTTCAAATTCGCTTTTAAGGGCGCTGTAATCTAAAAACCATTGCTCAATTTGAGTTTGTTTGCGCTCTATATCGCGCGATTGCTGTACGTATAGGCTTTGCTTTTGCTCAAATTCGTGTTTTTCGTGTTCAATGTCTTCAAGTGCTATACCAAGTTCATTAAGCTGCTCTTCTTGGTAGGTGTCAAAGTCAATGAGTGCTTGGTCAATTTTAGGCGCGTACGCTGCTAATTTACCTTTAAGTACGGTTTGATTTTCAAGCATTGATTCAAGTGCGTTTATTGGCTCTTGCATTGATTCAAGGGCTTTTAATTCGCGCTTAGCCCGGTTTACTTTGTCAAACGAGCGACGCCATACTTCGTAAAAATCAACCTTTGAGTTTGACATATGGCGCTCAAACACACGTAGCATAAAGCGTTTAACATCGCTTGCGCCCAATTTATGCAAGTTAAGAATACGTCTAAAAATTTCTTTATAAATAGCGGAGTCTTGCACGTTATTAAGCGGGATCATTTTTAAATTAATGTCGCCGTCAAAGGGCGTTGCGCCGCCCGTAAGCAGAGCGTTTAGCTCTTGTGCTTTTAGCTCAATAGGATTGTAATTAAGCGACTTTAAATGATTAAACAGCTTGGTAAATTTAATTATGGTATTACCTTGCGTGTACTGTTCTAAATCGAGCTTGCCCTGATAACAAAAGTATTGGTGCGCGTAACCGGCTATTTTACCCAGACCCGCTACACCAATAACCACCGAGCCATGAGGGAGGTTGGCTTCAAGTAAAATGTACGATTGATCTGATGAGAAATAAAACTTACGGGTTTCATCTAAATCGTGCCCGTCCCATTCGGTTAGGCGCAAATCGTTTATAAGCGGAAATTGTAGGGCGTTAATAACCGAGCTTTTACCGGTATTATTTGGCGCACAAATAGAGCTGCTTTTATCAAGC
This DNA window, taken from Pseudoalteromonas marina, encodes the following:
- a CDS encoding peptide-methionine (S)-S-oxide reductase, encoding MTVQQHNTLYFAGGCLWGVQEFMKHLPGVITTQAGRANGASNTTQGEYDGYAECVKVTFDSSVVSLNQLFDYFFEIIDPYSINKQGADEGPKYRTGIYSKNLSHLDAASNYINKRSDADKIAVKVEQLTNYVPSDSEHQDRLSNHPDDYCHIPLNLLYKYKLS
- a CDS encoding IS3 family transposase (programmed frameshift) — protein: MPRYTQPRKTWFYPVNFKIKAVELSLRDDVMSKDVAEALDIHPLMLSRWRKEYREGKFKNTPRYQSNNKTMSKLPTKKELDNIQKLKKENERLKQENDLLKKATVSGGSTSERFGFIQKFGQALGVKYLCSWLNVSRSGFYAWRERTVSARALSDANLLLKIKHVFNVNHQTYGSPRVFHALKKEGVNTSQKRVARLMRENGLRARALKTYSKPAKVKFFYKEIENKRKGSEKATAINQQWSGDITYLKVGARWHYLAVVIDLYSRRVIGWAFGKNKTTELTLKALRLAIKKRQPTESVLFHTDRGAEYRAHVVQKYLASKNIKASMNRPGCCTDNAEVESFFHSLKADLIRGNKFESSGKLLSKLKVYLNYFYNRQRLHSSLGYKSPAEFESAVN
- a CDS encoding DUF4136 domain-containing protein, with amino-acid sequence MKNILIVAALALLSACTQTPDWDYDKSANFSNFKTFAWVENASLTKDTNNYQINGLMEKRVRTAVNNELTNTLGMTLVDPAQADVLVNYHASVDKELEVDTFNTGYSNRWGYWGTGFQRDTTAREYEVGTLVIDIVDSASNQLIWRGAKEGRLKKKQSPEQREASIKKTVANILSNFPPQKQQ
- a CDS encoding TonB-dependent receptor plug domain-containing protein encodes the protein MNRTEHFIFSALLCSVTPFSYAQATSNTETAIEQITVEASATANKLPVGTFDSPVSNLEYDPRVDLQSRNMAEAQADVTIRGGIFENTGFRVGSATLLDPQTGHYVAELPIAPQMLTGPYILTGADNALNGMNSSVGSISFGFKPITTGGNVSVGTGTNNFNLQSIYAGISTDVDDAKNWQVGFEGEYSHSQSDGSIENGDHDFNRASARIQLIGADSQTDVLYGSQDKFFGWPNMYTPFGVNETEELETRLLMLNHQQNYADNSHFEVSAYYRKHNDHYVFSRENPSAFEAFHETKVKSIAVSGSHAQNTAFAVNYSAQYIEDEIESTTLENNFTSRTYYKLSVLPEYKIDLKQNQLLTLRLGAAFDDTNRDDSEFSLIGDISLNTQNSDGSEQTVYLSYAQASQVAGYTAIGGSDQGGLFRSNYNLERETTKNLELGYLMQEQTWQLNSAVFYREDNNLTDWTFSFDSSSARFANPVDIDATGVEFFATKYFDTTELIASYTYLNKSENYGDADIDASFYALNFPDHRVTLGAIWTPNDLIEMRIDNEWRKQHENALRSGKDTALFTQLSLKITPTVINNLFITLAADNVWDESFEEIPGTPGRGEQYTLSATYSW